One segment of Thermosipho atlanticus DSM 15807 DNA contains the following:
- a CDS encoding NADH-quinone oxidoreductase subunit C translates to MMNSMSNMIENLKKIANDFKITEIDEREVKLELSNEQVLPVLLALKEEGYSHLSLITAVDWIDEGKFELVYILYSWNDGGKFLITTKISRNDPKFVTVKHMWPIARYYERELHEFFGIKFEGNNDMKPLFLEMWDDIPPLRKDFDPFEYSKKKFPDREYQKDVIHEAKIIRGDIDG, encoded by the coding sequence ATGATGAATTCCATGAGTAATATGATAGAAAATCTAAAAAAAATAGCTAATGATTTTAAAATAACAGAGATAGATGAAAGAGAAGTAAAGCTTGAGTTGTCCAATGAACAAGTGTTGCCCGTGCTTTTAGCTTTAAAAGAAGAGGGGTATTCTCATTTATCTTTGATAACAGCTGTTGATTGGATAGATGAGGGAAAGTTTGAGCTTGTGTATATTCTCTATTCTTGGAACGATGGTGGAAAATTTTTGATTACAACAAAAATAAGTAGAAATGATCCAAAGTTTGTTACTGTAAAACACATGTGGCCCATTGCAAGGTATTATGAAAGAGAACTCCACGAGTTTTTTGGAATAAAATTTGAAGGAAATAACGATATGAAACCACTTTTCTTGGAAATGTGGGATGATATTCCTCCGCTTAGGAAGGACTTTGATCCGTTTGAATATTCGAAAAAGAAATTTCCTGATAGGGAATATCAAAAAGATGTTATTCATGAAGCTAAGATAATAAGAGGTGATATAGATGGGTGA
- a CDS encoding PadR family transcriptional regulator produces MKKGAGRYRKTFIEPFILLIIAETPIHGYEIANRLSEFGIQLIGLGQMGNLYRILTKLENEKLIYSKWDTNRQGPSKKIYYITPKGIEYLKKSKEELLKVKKVIDKFIMKVSKI; encoded by the coding sequence ATGAAAAAAGGTGCTGGAAGGTACAGAAAAACATTTATCGAACCATTCATTTTATTAATTATTGCTGAAACACCAATTCATGGTTATGAAATTGCTAACAGACTTTCAGAATTCGGAATTCAACTTATAGGCCTAGGTCAAATGGGAAATCTATATAGAATTTTGACAAAATTAGAAAACGAAAAATTAATTTATTCAAAATGGGATACAAATCGCCAAGGACCTTCAAAAAAAATTTATTATATAACCCCAAAAGGTATAGAATACTTAAAAAAAAGCAAAGAGGAATTACTAAAAGTTAAAAAAGTCATAGATAAATTCATTATGAAAGTTTCGAAAATTTGA
- a CDS encoding NifB/NifX family molybdenum-iron cluster-binding protein, with amino-acid sequence MLVAIGTVDGKTINPKHFGHSNTYLIYEFDGTNFVKKEERQNPYTETHLHAKVDEILEFLGDCKVWVGMSMGRSSKKRLEELGYISITVDTPEVSKALELVKTQLQG; translated from the coding sequence ATGTTAGTTGCAATAGGAACAGTAGATGGAAAAACAATAAATCCAAAACATTTTGGTCACTCTAATACCTATTTGATTTACGAATTTGATGGAACAAATTTTGTAAAAAAAGAAGAAAGGCAAAATCCATATACAGAAACTCACTTACATGCAAAAGTGGATGAAATTCTTGAATTTTTAGGAGACTGCAAAGTATGGGTAGGAATGTCTATGGGAAGAAGTTCTAAAAAAAGGCTTGAAGAACTTGGATACATATCCATTACAGTGGACACACCCGAAGTAAGTAAAGCATTGGAGTTAGTTAAAACGCAACTACAGGGGTGA
- a CDS encoding ATP-binding protein has product MKIAILSGKGGTGKTTISTNLAWTLSKLKIVQLLDADVEEPNDHIFFDISFTHEENVELLLPVVDNNTCIRCGECSRNCQFGAISVFESGAMIFRSLCHGCGVCKMVCPVNAITESPKSIGKIMLGKVNENLKFGMGLLNIGEPSGVKIIRQLKKHIDNNAEIVIIDSQPGSSCPVVETLRNIDFAILVTEPTIFGLHDLKLALELVNEMNIPSGIIINRDNPKTKIIDNYAAEKSIPILMRIPFEKQIAKIYSEGKLFTEYLPDYQEKFIAVYETIKELVK; this is encoded by the coding sequence GTGAAGATTGCTATTCTAAGTGGAAAAGGCGGAACAGGTAAAACAACTATCTCAACAAACCTTGCATGGACATTATCCAAATTAAAAATTGTGCAATTACTTGATGCAGACGTTGAAGAGCCGAATGATCACATTTTTTTCGATATTTCATTTACCCATGAAGAAAACGTTGAACTTTTACTTCCTGTTGTCGATAATAACACATGTATTAGATGTGGTGAATGTTCAAGAAACTGTCAATTTGGTGCCATATCAGTTTTTGAATCTGGAGCTATGATTTTTAGAAGCTTGTGTCATGGTTGTGGAGTATGTAAAATGGTATGTCCTGTAAATGCCATAACTGAAAGTCCAAAAAGCATAGGCAAAATAATGCTAGGAAAAGTAAATGAAAATCTAAAGTTTGGAATGGGATTATTAAACATAGGCGAACCCTCTGGTGTCAAAATCATTAGACAATTGAAAAAACATATTGATAATAACGCAGAAATTGTAATAATTGATTCGCAACCTGGAAGTTCATGTCCAGTTGTTGAAACGCTAAGAAATATCGATTTTGCAATTCTTGTTACAGAACCCACAATCTTTGGATTACATGATTTAAAACTAGCTTTGGAACTTGTTAATGAAATGAACATTCCTTCAGGCATCATAATCAATCGTGATAACCCCAAAACAAAAATAATTGACAATTATGCTGCTGAAAAAAGCATACCAATTTTAATGAGAATTCCTTTTGAAAAACAAATTGCAAAAATTTACTCCGAAGGAAAGTTATTTACAGAATATCTCCCAGATTACCAAGAAAAATTCATTGCAGTTTATGAAACAATAAAGGAGCTGGTAAAATGA
- a CDS encoding NuoB/complex I 20 kDa subunit family protein: protein MAINERSLWEKIADQLRSRSLWMLHYCTGCGAIELPPTMTSRFDMERFGMGPMATPRQADILFITGYLSAKTLRRVIYTYEKMAEPRYVIGFGSCTLNGGIYYDSYATINRLDYYIPVDLYIAGCMPRPEALLEAFNELMRMIRKGEANGWKKYKEDYEWYKQNQLRSLGEVFVHDEFHE from the coding sequence ATGGCCATTAATGAAAGAAGTTTATGGGAAAAAATAGCAGATCAACTTAGAAGTAGATCCTTGTGGATGCTACATTATTGTACAGGTTGTGGAGCTATTGAACTTCCTCCAACAATGACTTCAAGGTTTGATATGGAAAGATTTGGTATGGGTCCAATGGCTACTCCAAGACAGGCGGATATTTTGTTTATTACAGGATATCTAAGCGCTAAGACACTTAGAAGGGTTATTTATACTTATGAAAAAATGGCAGAACCTAGATATGTTATTGGATTTGGATCGTGCACGTTAAACGGAGGTATATATTACGATTCGTATGCTACAATAAACAGATTGGATTATTACATTCCTGTGGATTTATACATTGCAGGTTGTATGCCAAGGCCTGAAGCATTGCTTGAAGCATTTAATGAACTTATGAGAATGATAAGAAAAGGAGAAGCAAATGGCTGGAAAAAATACAAAGAAGATTACGAATGGTATAAACAGAATCAGCTCAGATCCCTTGGGGAGGTGTTTGTGCATGATGAATTCCATGAGTAA
- a CDS encoding ferritin family protein encodes MPEFSNPFSGLKSDRKLTHDELVRAIRYMISAEYEAIQLYMQLAESTDNELAREVLIDIANEERVHTGEFLRLLKELEPDEEKYYNEGAMEVEEEIKKLKGEL; translated from the coding sequence ATGCCAGAATTTTCTAATCCATTTTCAGGGTTAAAATCTGATAGAAAATTAACTCATGATGAATTAGTTAGAGCTATTCGTTATATGATTTCAGCTGAGTATGAAGCTATACAACTTTACATGCAATTGGCAGAATCTACGGATAATGAACTTGCAAGGGAAGTATTAATAGATATAGCAAATGAAGAAAGAGTACATACTGGCGAATTTTTGAGGTTATTAAAAGAACTTGAACCAGATGAAGAGAAATATTACAACGAAGGAGCTATGGAAGTTGAAGAAGAAATAAAAAAGTTAAAAGGCGAACTTTAA
- a CDS encoding NADH-quinone oxidoreductase subunit D, producing MGEVKLFFGPNHPGMHGNFSVHMYVEGDTVEKARPLPGFLHRGFEKLMERRLWYQNLALIPRICVPEPDINEVCYAMAVEKIAKIDVPERAQWIRMIVLELARIASHLMSFPGIGGTIGLYTSSFWGVADRDRILDIFESLTGARVYHMYIVPGGVRKDLTPRIQDLIFNTLNYIEERLGEYETLIFKNRIVHTRLKGIAILDKETALKLGVTGVGLRATGVPYDIRKVDPYLFYDKVDFKVPTATEGDAYARVYLKYLEIYQSIKIIRQCLEKMPEGKVNVPISEGNALRYRVPKGQAYVHIESTRGEYGYYMVSDGGEKPYRVAVRGASYPQTFIGIEEYLPGTRIEDVPIWLSTMDVCAPEVDR from the coding sequence ATGGGTGAAGTAAAGCTCTTTTTTGGTCCTAACCATCCGGGAATGCATGGGAATTTTAGTGTTCATATGTATGTTGAAGGTGACACTGTTGAAAAAGCAAGACCGTTGCCTGGCTTTTTACATAGAGGTTTTGAAAAACTAATGGAAAGAAGACTTTGGTACCAGAATCTTGCTCTTATTCCAAGGATCTGTGTGCCTGAACCGGATATTAATGAAGTATGTTATGCAATGGCTGTTGAAAAGATTGCAAAGATAGATGTTCCTGAAAGGGCACAATGGATAAGGATGATTGTTTTAGAATTGGCAAGAATTGCAAGTCATTTAATGAGTTTTCCGGGTATTGGAGGTACTATTGGACTTTATACAAGTTCATTTTGGGGAGTAGCAGACAGGGATCGTATTTTAGATATTTTTGAAAGTTTAACTGGAGCAAGAGTTTATCATATGTACATAGTACCTGGTGGAGTTAGAAAAGATTTAACTCCAAGGATACAAGATTTAATTTTCAATACTTTAAATTACATTGAGGAGAGATTGGGTGAGTATGAAACTTTAATCTTTAAAAATAGGATAGTTCATACAAGATTAAAAGGTATAGCTATATTAGATAAGGAAACAGCATTAAAACTTGGTGTTACAGGAGTTGGTCTTAGGGCAACAGGAGTGCCATATGATATTAGAAAAGTTGATCCTTATTTGTTTTACGATAAAGTTGATTTTAAAGTTCCTACAGCTACTGAAGGAGATGCATACGCGAGAGTATACCTTAAATACCTTGAGATATATCAAAGTATAAAGATTATTAGGCAATGTCTTGAAAAGATGCCAGAAGGAAAGGTCAATGTTCCAATTAGTGAAGGGAACGCCCTTAGATACAGAGTACCAAAAGGTCAAGCATATGTGCATATAGAATCGACAAGGGGAGAATATGGTTATTATATGGTTTCAGATGGAGGAGAAAAACCGTATAGAGTAGCAGTACGTGGTGCATCATATCCTCAAACGTTTATAGGTATAGAGGAGTATTTACCTGGAACAAGAATAGAAGATGTTCCAATTTGGCTTTCAACAATGGATGTTTGTGCTCCAGAGGTAGATAGATAG
- a CDS encoding 4Fe-4S binding protein has product MPWVKKEDCVKCKICVNVCPVENAIFIQDDGYPFINNNICTRCGLCMEKCPKNAIRPNYENPSLRGMGKGMGHRGFGRGLGYGRGRGY; this is encoded by the coding sequence ATGCCATGGGTAAAGAAAGAAGATTGTGTAAAATGTAAAATTTGTGTTAATGTGTGTCCCGTGGAAAATGCTATCTTCATCCAAGACGATGGTTATCCTTTTATAAACAATAACATTTGTACAAGATGCGGTTTATGTATGGAAAAATGTCCCAAAAACGCAATTCGACCAAACTATGAGAATCCCTCACTTAGAGGTATGGGGAAAGGAATGGGCCATCGCGGATTTGGAAGAGGTTTAGGCTACGGAAGGGGAAGAGGATATTAA
- a CDS encoding ferritin family protein has product MSIEDILKVAENFEIEGFKFYKEKKEEVKNKLAKEVLEFLQEMEREHTEYIRKIRKALEEEGEIPVAPLDTTKDFFNERLKDQKIEETPSEDDIKDLSILRMALLIEKDFVIYYDKAAERAKVMEDKTLESILINLREWEKGHVKLVKELISRIFEKNRLDLGFYPF; this is encoded by the coding sequence ATGTCTATTGAAGATATTTTAAAGGTTGCGGAAAATTTTGAGATCGAGGGATTTAAGTTTTACAAAGAGAAAAAAGAAGAGGTAAAAAATAAATTGGCAAAAGAAGTGTTGGAATTTTTACAAGAAATGGAAAGAGAGCATACGGAGTATATTAGAAAGATAAGGAAAGCCTTAGAAGAAGAAGGGGAAATACCAGTTGCACCTTTAGATACGACAAAAGACTTTTTTAATGAGAGACTTAAGGACCAAAAGATAGAAGAGACACCATCTGAAGATGATATAAAGGATTTGTCAATTTTAAGAATGGCATTGTTAATAGAAAAAGATTTTGTAATTTATTACGATAAAGCTGCAGAGAGAGCAAAGGTAATGGAAGATAAGACACTAGAAAGTATATTAATAAACTTGAGAGAATGGGAAAAGGGACATGTAAAATTAGTTAAAGAGCTTATTTCACGGATATTTGAGAAAAACAGGTTGGATTTGGGATTTTATCCATTTTAA
- a CDS encoding NifB/NifX family molybdenum-iron cluster-binding protein, translating to MKIAIPSEDRTLDSMINDRYARAEYIIIYDTDKDEIVEVIENDSSEAHGKGPKVSQTLANKGVKALISQSVGKNAFDVLKAAKIDVYITQKDTIKNIIENFKNGKLEKTENATN from the coding sequence ATGAAAATAGCAATTCCATCTGAAGACAGAACTCTTGATTCAATGATCAACGACAGATACGCAAGGGCAGAGTACATTATCATTTACGATACTGACAAAGATGAAATAGTAGAAGTTATAGAAAATGACTCATCAGAAGCACATGGTAAAGGCCCAAAAGTTTCTCAAACACTTGCAAACAAAGGTGTTAAAGCATTAATTTCTCAAAGTGTAGGAAAAAACGCTTTTGATGTTCTTAAAGCTGCAAAAATAGATGTTTATATAACACAAAAAGACACAATAAAAAATATAATTGAAAACTTCAAGAATGGAAAACTAGAAAAAACCGAAAACGCAACAAATTAA
- a CDS encoding ATP-binding protein: MKQIAIVSGKGGTGKTTLSSSLGILFDNAILADCDVDAANLNLMFNSKVLEEHEYYGGKKAIIDHEKCNNCGICKKVCRFEAIVFDGSYKVDPYACEGCNACVISCPQNAIKLEESLSGKFYYSTSETKNIVHGNLTPGEETSGGLVAEVRKLAIEKSKNLNKEIVLIDGAPGIGCPATSSIAATYFVIIVTEPTLSGIHDLKRIIDTVRHFKRDFAIVINKYDINEEISKEIESFCRKENISILGKIPFDETVENAILESKPIVTFKDSKAAKAIMEIYKKLIKIIKKEEKA, encoded by the coding sequence ATGAAACAAATAGCAATAGTTAGTGGTAAAGGTGGAACTGGTAAAACAACATTAAGTTCTTCACTTGGAATTTTATTTGACAATGCAATTCTAGCAGATTGTGATGTGGATGCGGCAAACCTAAACCTAATGTTTAATTCAAAGGTATTAGAAGAACATGAATACTACGGTGGAAAAAAAGCAATAATTGATCACGAAAAATGCAATAATTGCGGGATATGTAAAAAAGTATGCAGATTTGAAGCAATTGTGTTTGACGGTTCATATAAAGTTGATCCATATGCCTGTGAAGGTTGTAATGCGTGTGTAATTTCATGTCCGCAAAACGCCATTAAACTGGAAGAATCATTATCTGGTAAATTTTATTATTCTACCTCCGAAACAAAAAATATAGTCCATGGAAACTTAACTCCAGGTGAAGAAACTTCAGGAGGATTGGTTGCAGAGGTTAGAAAATTAGCAATAGAAAAGTCTAAAAATCTAAACAAAGAAATAGTTTTAATCGATGGTGCACCTGGTATCGGTTGTCCAGCAACTTCATCAATTGCTGCCACATATTTTGTAATAATTGTCACGGAACCAACTTTAAGTGGTATACATGATTTAAAGAGGATCATAGATACCGTTAGACATTTTAAAAGAGATTTTGCAATTGTAATTAACAAATACGACATTAATGAAGAAATTTCAAAAGAAATAGAAAGTTTTTGTCGAAAAGAAAACATATCAATACTGGGAAAAATTCCATTTGACGAGACTGTAGAAAATGCAATCCTTGAAAGTAAACCTATAGTTACATTTAAAGATAGTAAAGCGGCAAAGGCAATAATGGAAATATACAAAAAATTAATTAAAATCATAAAAAAGGAGGAAAAAGCATGA
- a CDS encoding NTP transferase domain-containing protein produces MQKNIYSIILATGEGKRYKNGIKLLHTIGDKFMLQMVIDLVKSCNFDKNYIVVNPL; encoded by the coding sequence ATGCAAAAAAATATATATTCAATTATTTTAGCCACAGGTGAAGGAAAAAGGTATAAAAATGGAATAAAATTACTACATACTATTGGCGATAAATTTATGCTTCAAATGGTAATAGATTTAGTAAAAAGTTGCAATTTCGATAAAAATTACATAGTTGTTAATCCTTTATGA
- a CDS encoding FAD-dependent oxidoreductase yields MANKLIPKKEFFAPIKAWKYIFKKPVTIKVPYVKREAAERYRGFHINDWNECIGCGTCAKICPTDAIRMVEVDDLPHEYGKKPPRPVIDYGRCSFCAMCVDVCTTGSLKMTREYVHVSPEPEDFIFAPTEKGIHGIEDVPVGWVRDDDSDLLELERVEMEMIEGEERSKSFIEYVKGYSKEQAMHEAARCVECALCTDRCPQHMQIPEYIKAIWRDDLTDALKWLLKGNEENNMLGANPFSAVCGRVCTHKCEEACSLGNRGEAIAIRWLKRYIVDNVSEYDKVLEVKPERKNKKVAIVGSGPAGLSAAYFLATMGYDVEVFESLSKPGGVMRYGIPSYRLPDEALDKDIAFIQALGVKIHVGVSVGKDIPLQKLKDEFDAVFVSTGFTLGRSTGIPGTEHEDVIQALPLLREIRDYLRGEGPKPKIPKSLVVIGGGNVAMDVARSMARLQIMEYGKVDVKVTSLERTYEEMPADMEEIEEGAEEGVKFYPGWGPVRIVIENDKVRGVELKKCLQVFDENRRFNPKFDENERQTLKAEMVVEAIGQAPDYSYLPEDLKEKLEFVRGRILTNEYRQTPVKWLFAGGDIVNGPDIIHGVADGYWAARGIDEFLTKGAK; encoded by the coding sequence ATGGCAAATAAATTAATTCCTAAAAAAGAATTTTTTGCTCCTATAAAAGCGTGGAAATATATATTTAAAAAACCCGTTACCATAAAAGTTCCTTATGTTAAAAGAGAAGCAGCAGAAAGATATAGGGGATTTCACATAAATGATTGGAATGAGTGTATTGGTTGTGGGACATGTGCAAAGATCTGTCCGACAGATGCCATTAGAATGGTTGAAGTTGATGATTTACCGCACGAATACGGTAAAAAGCCACCACGTCCTGTCATAGATTATGGAAGATGTTCATTCTGTGCAATGTGTGTGGATGTTTGTACTACAGGTTCACTAAAGATGACTAGAGAATATGTCCATGTTTCTCCAGAACCGGAAGACTTTATATTTGCACCTACCGAAAAGGGAATTCATGGAATCGAGGATGTTCCTGTGGGATGGGTTAGAGATGATGATTCTGATTTGCTTGAACTTGAAAGAGTAGAAATGGAAATGATTGAAGGTGAAGAGCGTTCAAAATCTTTTATTGAATACGTAAAAGGATACAGTAAGGAACAAGCCATGCATGAGGCTGCACGTTGTGTCGAATGTGCTTTGTGTACGGATAGATGCCCTCAACATATGCAAATTCCAGAATACATAAAGGCAATATGGAGAGATGATTTAACAGATGCACTAAAGTGGCTTTTAAAGGGAAACGAGGAAAATAATATGTTAGGTGCAAATCCATTTTCTGCAGTTTGTGGAAGAGTTTGTACGCACAAATGTGAAGAAGCTTGTTCTTTGGGAAATAGAGGAGAGGCTATAGCTATAAGGTGGTTAAAGAGGTATATCGTTGATAACGTATCAGAGTATGATAAAGTTTTGGAAGTTAAACCGGAAAGGAAAAATAAAAAAGTTGCAATTGTTGGTTCTGGGCCTGCAGGGCTTTCAGCTGCGTACTTTTTAGCAACTATGGGATATGATGTAGAAGTTTTCGAATCTTTATCAAAACCCGGTGGGGTGATGAGATACGGAATACCATCCTACAGGTTACCAGATGAAGCCCTTGACAAAGATATAGCTTTTATTCAAGCTTTGGGTGTAAAGATACACGTTGGTGTTTCTGTTGGAAAGGATATACCTCTACAAAAATTAAAAGACGAATTTGATGCGGTATTTGTATCAACAGGGTTTACTTTGGGACGTTCAACGGGAATTCCAGGAACAGAACATGAAGATGTAATTCAGGCATTACCTCTTTTAAGGGAAATTAGAGATTATCTTAGAGGAGAAGGACCAAAGCCCAAGATCCCAAAGAGTTTAGTAGTAATAGGTGGAGGTAATGTGGCAATGGATGTTGCAAGATCTATGGCAAGACTCCAGATAATGGAATACGGTAAGGTTGATGTAAAGGTAACAAGTTTGGAAAGAACATATGAGGAAATGCCTGCTGATATGGAGGAAATAGAAGAAGGGGCAGAAGAAGGTGTAAAATTCTACCCGGGTTGGGGTCCCGTAAGGATCGTTATTGAAAACGATAAGGTTAGGGGAGTGGAATTAAAAAAATGTTTGCAGGTTTTTGATGAAAATAGAAGATTTAATCCTAAATTCGATGAAAATGAAAGACAGACACTAAAAGCTGAAATGGTTGTTGAAGCTATTGGTCAAGCACCGGATTATAGTTATCTTCCTGAAGATCTAAAAGAAAAATTGGAGTTTGTCAGAGGGAGAATTTTGACAAATGAATATAGGCAGACACCTGTTAAATGGTTGTTTGCAGGCGGAGATATTGTAAATGGTCCAGATATAATACACGGTGTGGCAGATGGATATTGGGCAGCAAGGGGAATTGATGAATTCCTTACAAAGGGGGCGAAATAA
- a CDS encoding glycerol-3-phosphate acyltransferase → MILIMSLIGFFSGAIMFSYWLARLKGINLKEIREGNPGAFNLGYAAGLTYGILGASLDFLKGYLPAYYFAKVIGLDDSRIIFLALSPILGHAFSPFLKFKGGKALATTFGVWSALTKFQISFFYAVILGILKYIERKINKNKPSLPEIDALLDLTGFGIIGIILFVLQYSFILQQFWFYNLVLLIFKRIRDIHTLLSLVFKSEQS, encoded by the coding sequence ATGATTTTAATAATGTCTTTAATAGGCTTTTTTTCGGGAGCTATCATGTTTTCTTATTGGCTTGCACGTCTAAAAGGAATAAATTTAAAGGAAATTCGTGAAGGAAATCCAGGAGCTTTTAATCTTGGATATGCTGCTGGTTTAACCTATGGAATTTTAGGGGCATCTTTAGATTTTTTAAAAGGTTATCTTCCTGCTTATTATTTTGCCAAAGTTATTGGTCTTGATGATTCAAGAATTATATTTCTTGCACTTTCACCAATACTTGGGCATGCATTTTCACCATTTTTAAAGTTTAAAGGTGGTAAAGCACTTGCAACTACGTTTGGCGTATGGAGTGCTTTAACCAAATTTCAAATTTCATTTTTTTATGCTGTTATTCTCGGAATTCTCAAATACATCGAACGAAAAATAAACAAAAACAAACCTTCTCTTCCAGAAATTGATGCTTTACTTGATTTAACAGGTTTTGGAATAATTGGAATCATCTTGTTTGTATTACAATATAGTTTCATACTACAACAATTTTGGTTTTATAACCTTGTGTTGCTCATTTTTAAAAGAATAAGAGATATTCATACTTTGCTAAGCTTAGTGTTTAAAAGTGAACAAAGCTAA
- a CDS encoding respiratory chain complex I subunit 1 family protein, giving the protein MTILKVIAVLLTGFFVGLTLEGIARKVMARVQRRYGPPWYQNFIDVFKALSKRGISHGWIFDFGILMALGGVIATLSFVPLGNLVAFPGLDNIFIIVYLFAVGALGMAMGMVGSGNPNASIGVARALTQMLGYELPYLISIAGVLYYYKTSSVSGLMMAQQDTWTLFKMPIGGIVAFVSLLGMLGKKPFDTPIAPAEIASGPMVELSAKYMGLLMLMHTFSIFVEIGLFVDIFLGVSNYFTFLLKFTIVWIIATLISSVLPRFRIEQVVKFYWKVPLSLAFVQVLFVLLGWVF; this is encoded by the coding sequence ATGACAATATTAAAGGTAATTGCAGTTTTATTAACGGGATTTTTTGTGGGATTAACTCTAGAAGGTATAGCAAGGAAAGTAATGGCTAGAGTACAAAGAAGGTATGGTCCTCCTTGGTATCAAAATTTTATAGATGTTTTCAAGGCTCTTTCAAAGAGGGGGATTTCTCACGGTTGGATTTTTGATTTTGGAATCTTGATGGCATTGGGTGGAGTTATTGCAACTTTGTCTTTTGTACCATTGGGGAATTTGGTTGCATTTCCTGGACTTGACAATATTTTTATAATAGTTTATTTGTTTGCAGTTGGAGCACTTGGAATGGCAATGGGGATGGTTGGTTCTGGGAATCCGAATGCTAGTATAGGTGTTGCAAGAGCTTTGACTCAAATGCTAGGGTATGAACTTCCTTATTTAATTTCTATAGCAGGTGTTTTGTATTATTATAAAACCAGTTCTGTATCTGGATTGATGATGGCTCAGCAGGATACTTGGACTTTATTTAAAATGCCAATAGGTGGAATTGTTGCTTTTGTTTCATTGCTTGGAATGTTGGGGAAAAAACCTTTTGATACACCTATTGCACCTGCTGAAATTGCGTCTGGTCCAATGGTAGAACTATCTGCTAAATATATGGGACTTTTAATGTTAATGCATACTTTTTCGATATTTGTCGAAATAGGATTGTTTGTGGATATATTCCTTGGAGTAAGTAATTATTTTACATTTCTTTTGAAATTTACTATAGTTTGGATAATTGCAACATTAATTTCATCGGTTTTGCCAAGATTTAGAATAGAACAAGTTGTTAAATTTTATTGGAAAGTACCGTTAAGTCTAGCATTTGTCCAAGTTTTATTTGTATTACTTGGTTGGGTATTTTAG